Proteins co-encoded in one Methanobrevibacter sp. genomic window:
- a CDS encoding FumA C-terminus/TtdB family hydratase beta subunit, with the protein MEKKLNVPINDDSLNDLKAGDVVYLTGNIITARDQAHKRIIEQGAPTDIEGAVLFHAGPIITENDGEYKMVAIGPTTSMRMNPYQSDVLDMGVKIVIGKGGMDDTVREALIRNKALYVVATGGCAALYVDAVEEIESVDWLDLGMPEAMWNLKVKDFGPLIVAMDSEGNSLYD; encoded by the coding sequence ATGGAAAAAAAATTAAATGTTCCTATTAATGATGATAGTTTAAATGATTTAAAAGCAGGAGATGTTGTTTATTTAACTGGTAATATTATTACTGCTCGTGATCAAGCTCATAAACGTATTATTGAACAAGGGGCTCCGACAGATATTGAGGGTGCTGTTCTTTTTCATGCAGGTCCGATTATAACTGAAAATGATGGTGAATATAAAATGGTGGCCATTGGCCCAACCACTTCAATGAGGATGAATCCCTATCAGAGTGATGTTTTGGATATGGGTGTGAAAATTGTCATTGGTAAAGGTGGAATGGATGATACTGTACGTGAAGCCTTAATCAGAAATAAAGCATTGTACGTGGTTGCAACTGGCGGTTGTGCTGCACTATATGTGGATGCCGTGGAAGAAATTGAAAGTGTGGACTGGCTGGACTTGGGGATGCCTGAAGCAATGTGGAATTTAAAAGTTAAAGATTTTGGCCCACTTATAGTTGCAATGGATAGTGAAGGAAATAGTTTGTATGATTGA